A region of the Cupriavidus taiwanensis genome:
TTCGCGGATGATGACATCGACCAGCCGTTCGTCATCGGCGCGCTTTACAACGGCCAAGGCGAAGCCGGCATCCCACCCACGCCGGGCGGCAAGTCCATGAACGGCAGCACGTTCTCCCAACCCTATGACGCCAGTGGCATCTATGCGCTTGGCTCTGACAGCCAGTCGAGCGCGCAAGGCAACCTGGCCGGTGGCAACAGCCCCGCGTGGCATGGCATGGGCGCCGACCCAGACGGACACCGTAATGCCGCGGCGCTGACCGGTTTCAAGAGCCAGGAACACGGCGGCACGGGCTACAACCAGTTGGTGCTTGACGACAGCGACGGGCAGCTGCGCACGCAACTGGCTACGACGGAACAAGCTACCCAGCTTAACCTCGGCCATCTAATTCATCAGCAGGACAACCGCCGCGGCAGCTTCCGAGGCCAGGGATTCGAGTTGCGGACCGATGGCTACGCCGCGGTACGCGGCCGGGCCGGGCTGTTGTTGACGACCTATCGCGATGCCGCCACGGGCCACGTACTGCCAACGGGTGACAACGCTGCAGGCATCGCACTGCTGCGGCAGGCAGGCGATCTGGTCAGGACGCTGAGTGATGGCGCTACCACCCATCAAAGCCACGCCCTTTCGACCGCGAAGGATGACGATTCACCGCTGGTGAGGCAAGCAACGGCCACGGCAGGCATGGTAGATGGACAATCGCTCGAAGCAGCAAAGGAGGACGCGGCTAGCGGCAATACCAGCACGCCGGGAATGGTGCCGCACCAAATCGAGCCGATGGTCCACCTCAACGGCCGGGCTGGCGTGGCCGTCGTCGCGGGACAGGACTTGCAGATCGCTAATGGGGAAAGCGTTGTAATGGCCAGCGGGCAGGACAGCAATGTCGCCGTCGCAGGGCAGGGGCGCATCCATGCGGGTCAGGCGATAGGCGTGGCGGCGGGACTCTCAGTTGCCGGCGACGGAAACGTCGGCCTGCAACTGACGGCAGGTCAGGGCGATATCGATTTCCAGGCGCAGCAGGATCTGCTTAAGTTGGCGGCGCGTGAGGACCTGACCATTGTGTCGGCCAACATGAATGTGGACTTTGCCGCGGCCAAGCGGATTCACATTGCGACGGCTGGCGGGGCTGCCATCACGATTGAGGGCGGCAATATTACCTTCGAATGTCCCGGCCCGATTACCTACAAGGCGGCGCAGAGGAAGTTCGAGGGGCCGGTGAGTCAGTCTTATGGCATTCCGCTATTCCCTTCCAGTGTTTGCGTTGAGTGCGCATTGGAGGCCGCCAAGCGCGGAGCGCCGTTCTCGATGTTGCAATGAGGAAGGCCGTGGACTTTGCTGTCGACGTCCTGAAGCCTGAAGCTGCGGCGGCACAAATTGCGCAGTGGCAGTTGGCACAAGACGGTCTTTCACAGTGGCTATTGATCGATGCGATGCTCGTCGATTTTGCGAGAATCTGCTCCATTGCGCGAAAGGATGCCTGGCCAATCCATAATGTGCTGGCTCACTCTAGGCTCGCGGCATTTGGCGATGTGGCACCGCACTTAGTCGAGTTGCCCGCCAGCGATGCAAGCGCGAAAGCGCGTGTCAGTCAAATCATTGCGGCAGGGGCTTCCGCTCCTGCGTTCAGTTGGCTGTCTTCCTCAAAGTGCGCCGAGGAGGTATGTCAAACGCTTTCTTACCTGGCGATGGCTCAGATCGACGGCGACATGGAACTCCACTGTCGGTTTGCCGACACGCGCATATTGCCCGAGTTGTGGCGATTGTTGACGGATTCCCAACGTCTCAGGGTGGCGCAAGACATAGCATCGTGGAGTTGCTTGGACCGGACAAATGCGCCTTGTCGGCTGAACCCTGTCGTCACGAACAGTTATGAAGTTGCCGATCAGCATGAATTTCTACATCTCACCGGTGGCCAGTTTGCCGCAATGCTTGATGCCAGTGAGGGCGACACCATGTTCAGCCTCCTTCTCGACACAACGCCTGAATTGGTTCCTGTCGAACAACGGGGGGAGTTCCATGCAACTCTAATGGATCATATCGATCGTGCCACGAAGCTAGGAATAGGAGCGCCGGCAGACAAGCTTCAGTTCATAGTACTAAGTCTGACCTGTACTGAGGCGTTTTATCGATTGCCGGAACTGGCGGATACCTGGAGACGGGTGGCTGGTGGAGAAAGTCTCAAGGACTGCATGACGCAATGGTCTGATGCCATATGGAACGTACTGGAAGGGAAGGTGGCGGGTAGTACTGCTATGAGTCCGGCAATACGGTGAAATCCCCGGAATAGTGCGTAGGTGAGCAATGCGTGGACATAAGACAAAACGGTGAAGGACGGAAATGGTATGAAGCTGAAGCGCACGACATTGATGACGGTTATCCTGGCAGCGCTGACCATGATGATTGCGGCATGCAGCAAGAGTGAAGGGCGGGCGGATGATATGGCTGCTTCAAGTATCACTGCTTACAATCATACGCCCGACTATATCCATCAGTTCTACGTCAACGACGCGTGGGGAGGCAATTCCTTCGCCTATGGCGGTGGGGGAGGCTTTGTTTGTTGTGTGACCTACCCAAGGAAGTGGCATGAAGGACTGACTGCAACGGTACGCTGGACGACCTCGAGTTCGGATCCGAATGCGACCGGGGACGCGGCAGTAGGTAAATGGCACGAAGCGATCGTTTCAATCGAAAAGTACGACAAGCCCGGCAACGTTAACGTCCATTTTCTACCGAACGGGAAAGTCAGGATCATCATCTCAAGCAAGGGGGCAGGCCATCCCGACTATCCCGGGCCAGATTATCCGGTAATGCCACCGGACTTTCATTTCGAACCGTGGCGTGGTGCGGCAAGCGAGGCCGAAGCTCGTGCCCGATCTCGGGAGGCACACCGTGCGCTGCAGGTTAGTCCTGACGATTCGCCATCACTTCCCCCGGAGCAGATGCCCCTATACCCGAAGGAGCGACAATGAGCGCTTTTCAGCCCGGCTGGTATGAACTTGATTTCAATGCCACGACGCGTGATGTGCGGTGTGGATACTTTAAGACCGCGACAACGTTGACAGCCGAATGCCTGGTCCAGAGTAGCGGTCATCAAACTCTGTTATGGCTCGATTCATCTGGATTGAATGGGAATGGCAGGCCTTCGGTATGGTCACCACATTTTCGTCGGCTTACCCCTGCAGCGACCACCGATTGGTGGAATGAACCACCGGGTGGTGCAACGTTTCGGCCTTTGCTGCCGATCGCAGGGCCACGGGCAACGCGTGCTCCCACGCCGCGCGAGTTTTGCCAACGTGTGGGCACCGCCGCCGTCAATGAAGGCATTCTAAGCTGTACGCGGGAAATTCACGTTGGTCTTTTTTTTGATGGCACTAATAACAACATGGTGCGAGATATGCCTACGAACAGCCACTCCAATATCGTAGCCCTCCACAATGTTCACCTTAATGATCGTGTGGAGGGATTTCGTTACTATATGCCTGGCGTCGGAACAAAATTCCCTCAGATCGGTGAGAATTCGGAATCTGGCGGGGGCAAAGCTTTTGCCAGCGGCGGAGAGGCGCGCATCCATTGGGCGATGTTACAGGTCTTCAATGCACTGCATCGCTCCGTGACAGACGATGACTTGCTCGATGAGCAGGAGATGCTTACGCTCACGACAAGTGCAATGCATGGCCTTCGCACGAGCTGGCGCTTGGGCGATGGGAAAATGATCGGTATTTTCGGCGGTCTTCAAAATCGCTTGCTAAAAGCAATCGAAGGAAAGCGCCCAAGAATCACCGCCGTCCGTCTTTCGGTTTTTGGCTTTTCACGCGGCGCAGCAGAAGCCCGTACGTTCTGCCAATGGATTCGCAAGGCAACCGGCATGAAGGTCGGCAACGCCACGCTCGATCTCCGTTTCCTGGGGATTTTTGACACCGTCGCCTCGGTTGGGGTGGCCGATTCAATGCCTATTGCCAAGGGCTTGATGGACTGGGCTGACGGCACTATGGATATCGAGAATGTTGGCAAGGTTGTCCACTACGTGGCGGCTCACGAAATCCGACAATCCTTTCCACTGTCCACCGCGCGCATCGGTGCCAGGGCCTACCCATCCAACACAAAAGAGTTCATCTATCCTGGCGCCCACTCGGACCTGGGGGGTGGATATGGGCCAGGAGATCAGGGCAAGTCAGTCAGTGGTAGATCGGCACTGCTGTCGCAGATAGCCTTGAATGACATGTACTTTGAAGCGCGCAATGCAGGCGTCAAGTTGTTGCCTAAAGACAAGATGTTGCCTGAAGCGCGTGTGGACTTCGATATCGCTCCAGAGCTGGACAATGCATTCAATGCATATTGCGACTGGACCAGATTCGTCGAGAAGGAAAGCGTAAGCGCTGGAAATGGTCCTCCATGCGAGAACCGCATGCAATATCACATGCAACTCTATTGGCGTTGGCGTGCGCAGGTATCTCCTGATTCAAAGTTCAAAGGTCTGTCCAGCTATCGAAATTCCAGCGCCCAGGACAAGACGGATCTGTGGGAATCGGAGTTGGACTGGCGCAAGGATGTCGCACGCGCCCAGGAGGCAAGCAAGCCGCGAAGGGTTTTCAATCCCAGAATCGGTTATGTTGACCTACCGCCGCCAGCGGACGCTGTGCAACGACAGATAGTGGCGGAAGTGAACGCGGCGTCCAGGGTCCCTGCCGCGGTGAGTGAGTTCTTCGACAAGTTCGTGCACGATTCACATGGGGGGTTCTGGCTCCTCGGTCCGATTACCAAGGACGACAGAGCAATATTCATCGCTGAGGTCAGGAAGAAGAAGGCGATGTATGACAAATTGATGGAGAGCGCGGAGAAGTCGGGCAATCCAGGGTACGCCAACAATATGCGCCGTAGAGCGTTGGCTTATGAATTGAATGCCTTTGAACGGCGCGTTCTCGAAGAAAATAAAAAGACCCCAGGTGGCGTTCCCCTGATGACGGATGCTGATGCAGCGGATCTTCGGGCAATCGCGGGAATGAGTACGGAAGCGGTACTTGCAGTAATGGGAACAGCGACGCGCCGCGAGCCCAAAGGTCACGGACGTTATCGTAGGGTTTTCGACAGTTAGGAGGATCTCGTAATGTCTCGGCCCAGCGTCTCGACCGCAAGCTCTCTTTAAGTCTGGCGATTCGCACACGCTGCCCGCTACCGCGCCACCACCTGGTTGCGGCCGTTGGCCTTGGCTTCATACAAGCGCCGGTCGGCAGCCATCAGCAGCGCATCGAGGTTGGCACGATCCCCGGGCGCGGCCCCGGCCACGCCAAACGAGGCGGTAAAGCGGATGGGTTCGGTACTGCCCGCGTCGGGCGCCGGCTCGCAGCGCAGGCCTTCCAGTCGCTGTCGCAGGTGCTCGGCCACCGCGGCGGCATCATCGACGCCGGTGCCCGGCAGCAATACCGCGAATTCCTCGCCGCCAAGCCGCGCGGGCAGGTCGTCCTGGCGCACGCCGCCGCGCAACGCATCCGCTACCCCGCGCAGCACCACGTCACCGCTGGCATGTCCCCAGCGATCGTTGATGGACTTGAAGTGGTCGATGTCCAGCATGACCACGGCGATCGGCCGCTGCTCCGCCGCGCAGCGCGCCGATTCCGCCTCGAACCGCGCGGCGAAGACACGGCGGTTGGCCAGGCCGGTCAGCGCGTCGGTTTCCGCCAGGGTGCGCAGCGCCTCGCCGCGCGCCAGGTAGTGCCGGAACAGGCTGTGGACCACCGCCAGCGTGGCACACAGCAGAATGCCCAGCGCGGCCGCGCCCGCGCCAACCACGCCGCTCAGCCGTGCGGCACTGGCCCGCCACAGCTGGTTCACCGGAATCTCGTCGACCAGCGCCAGGCCGCCATTGCCCAGCCGGCGGAACATCAGGTCGTTGCCACCGCCGTTGCCGCCGCTCACCAGGCCCGAATCCGCATGGAAGACCGTGTTCAGTGTCGCGGCCGGCCATGGCCCCGACAGCGCTGTCTGCATGGTTTCGCCGGCGCGCACATTGCGCGTGCTGGCGCCGACCAGCCTGCCTTCCCGATCGACCAGGTAGCTGCTGGCTTGGTGGAAGGGGGCGGTGCCGAGCTGGTCATCGAGACTGCGCTGGGGCAGCTCGAGGATGGCCACGCCCCGGAGATCCCCACCGGCATAGACCGGCACGCTCAGGAAAAGAGAGACCTGGTCGCGCTCGGCCGTGGCCTGGGCGATGCGCCATTGCATCCGTCGGCCGGGATTGCGCGCGGGCAGGCTGTCAAGGAAATAGGGGGCAGCGGCAAGGCGGTGCACGGCGGACGAGACCTCTTGTGGCGGAATCGAGGGATACGCCGTCAGCACGCCGTTGCGCGAGACATAGGCGATGCGCCGCCGTATCCCGGATCCCTGTGGCGCCGCGCTCAGCAGATGGCTGAGCGAGCGCGCCACGATCACGTCGGCCCCCAGCCGCGCGTCGTTCCGGTCGAAGCCCTCCAGCCCGCGCAGCGCCGCGGCGCCGACGCCGTAGACCGCCGCTGCGTCGTGCGCGGGCACCGGCCACACCGGCTCGTCGCGACGCGCCAGCGCGGCGCGCAGGTCTGCATCCGGCCTGGCCGGCGCGGTAGCCTGGATCTGCAGCAGGTGTTCCGCGAAATTCCTCACGCTGAGCAGACGTTCGGCCTCGCGTTGCAGCAGCGCATCCATGCTCTGCGCGCGCACCGCCTGCATATGCCGCAGCGTTTCGATCTCGCGGCCTTGCGACAGCTGAAGCCCGCGCCACAGCAGCAGCACGAGCAGCATGACGGACAGCGAGAACGACACCACGACGAAGCGATGCGGCCGGCTGGCAAGCCGTTGCCAGGCCCGCGCGGACAACCGATGGAGCGTCGGGATGGGTCGGGTCATGATGGCGTGGCCCCGAGCCGCAGCCTTGTCCACCGCGGCGTGGCCAGCATCGGCTTTTGCCGCGGCCGCGCGGACGCTGGCATCAGCATCCGACCGCAGTGCGCAGGCGATTCAGCCGTCGCTGCGCTGCTGCGCGGGGGGCGCATGCCATTGTTCGGCCGGCACCGTCACCGGCTCCTTCGGTTGCAGCACGAAATGCGGCGACATGATCTGCACGTTGTGGCGATTGAACTCGTCCTGGATCGCGGCATGCAGCGTGGACAGGGCGAAGAAGCGGCGGCGCGGGTCTTCGATGGCGAAGAACAATTCATATTCCACGTAGAAGTCCGACAGTCCGCGCTGTAGCACAAAGGGTGCGGTGGCCGGGTCCAGCCCGGGCACCTGGCGCGCGGCATTGAGCAGCATCGCATGGACCTGGCGCCAGGGCGTGTCATAGCCGATCGTCACCGCCGATGACAGCAGGGCCGCGCTGCCCTGGTGGACGTCGCCGGAGCGCGAATAGTTGTGCACGGCGCTGCCGACCACCACGGCGTTCGGCAGCGTGACCTGCTCCCGGCGCAGGTTGACCAGCCTGACCGACAGCGGACCCAGGTTCTCGACCCATCCCACGGTATCGCCGATGCTGACCATGTCGCCCACGCGCAGCGCGCGCGCATACACCAGCACCATGCCGCTCATCAGCTGGTTCACGACATTGGCCGAGCCCAGCGTCAGCATGAAGCCGAGCAGCACGGACACGCCCTTGAACACGTCGCTCTGCGACCCCGGAATGTAGGGGTAGGCAAAGGTGAAGCCGAGCGCCCACACCAGCACCATGGCCAGGCGGCGCGTCGCCGGCACCGTCTCCGGATGCAGGCCGGGCACCGTGAGGTTGCCGCGTTCGGTGGCCGCGAACACGCTCGAGACCACGGCCTGAACGCCACGCGTGATGAAGAGGATGATGGCGACCACCAGCAGGCCCGGGATGGCGCCGACCACGGCGTTGCCGATGCCTTCCAGCAGCCGCCACAGGTAGGCGCC
Encoded here:
- a CDS encoding mechanosensitive ion channel family protein; amino-acid sequence: MTMVFLLTRRLPVLAILLWLGIGAVRAAPDPAAEAAAVPVEVRLMNRPIMVLRATLAGVTPEVRARRALDRFEAMTPSDLRQPVRTSPGELAGQRGEAIYIGERLLLAVVEGDLDPEDKAASLETLVRQTVDNVGQAVAARRQQQHWPTLIRGALRTGGALAVAVLLVWGLTRTRRLLGRVVDASLQRHLKARTANGFDWTAALYQLTDRIVRILAVALFALVAFVWLEFSLLQFPLTHPLGDRMGAYLWRLLEGIGNAVVGAIPGLLVVAIILFITRGVQAVVSSVFAATERGNLTVPGLHPETVPATRRLAMVLVWALGFTFAYPYIPGSQSDVFKGVSVLLGFMLTLGSANVVNQLMSGMVLVYARALRVGDMVSIGDTVGWVENLGPLSVRLVNLRREQVTLPNAVVVGSAVHNYSRSGDVHQGSAALLSSAVTIGYDTPWRQVHAMLLNAARQVPGLDPATAPFVLQRGLSDFYVEYELFFAIEDPRRRFFALSTLHAAIQDEFNRHNVQIMSPHFVLQPKEPVTVPAEQWHAPPAQQRSDG
- a CDS encoding DUF4123 domain-containing protein yields the protein MDFAVDVLKPEAAAAQIAQWQLAQDGLSQWLLIDAMLVDFARICSIARKDAWPIHNVLAHSRLAAFGDVAPHLVELPASDASAKARVSQIIAAGASAPAFSWLSSSKCAEEVCQTLSYLAMAQIDGDMELHCRFADTRILPELWRLLTDSQRLRVAQDIASWSCLDRTNAPCRLNPVVTNSYEVADQHEFLHLTGGQFAAMLDASEGDTMFSLLLDTTPELVPVEQRGEFHATLMDHIDRATKLGIGAPADKLQFIVLSLTCTEAFYRLPELADTWRRVAGGESLKDCMTQWSDAIWNVLEGKVAGSTAMSPAIR
- a CDS encoding diguanylate cyclase — its product is MTRPIPTLHRLSARAWQRLASRPHRFVVVSFSLSVMLLVLLLWRGLQLSQGREIETLRHMQAVRAQSMDALLQREAERLLSVRNFAEHLLQIQATAPARPDADLRAALARRDEPVWPVPAHDAAAVYGVGAAALRGLEGFDRNDARLGADVIVARSLSHLLSAAPQGSGIRRRIAYVSRNGVLTAYPSIPPQEVSSAVHRLAAAPYFLDSLPARNPGRRMQWRIAQATAERDQVSLFLSVPVYAGGDLRGVAILELPQRSLDDQLGTAPFHQASSYLVDREGRLVGASTRNVRAGETMQTALSGPWPAATLNTVFHADSGLVSGGNGGGNDLMFRRLGNGGLALVDEIPVNQLWRASAARLSGVVGAGAAALGILLCATLAVVHSLFRHYLARGEALRTLAETDALTGLANRRVFAARFEAESARCAAEQRPIAVVMLDIDHFKSINDRWGHASGDVVLRGVADALRGGVRQDDLPARLGGEEFAVLLPGTGVDDAAAVAEHLRQRLEGLRCEPAPDAGSTEPIRFTASFGVAGAAPGDRANLDALLMAADRRLYEAKANGRNQVVAR
- a CDS encoding phospholipase effector Tle1 domain-containing protein — protein: MSAFQPGWYELDFNATTRDVRCGYFKTATTLTAECLVQSSGHQTLLWLDSSGLNGNGRPSVWSPHFRRLTPAATTDWWNEPPGGATFRPLLPIAGPRATRAPTPREFCQRVGTAAVNEGILSCTREIHVGLFFDGTNNNMVRDMPTNSHSNIVALHNVHLNDRVEGFRYYMPGVGTKFPQIGENSESGGGKAFASGGEARIHWAMLQVFNALHRSVTDDDLLDEQEMLTLTTSAMHGLRTSWRLGDGKMIGIFGGLQNRLLKAIEGKRPRITAVRLSVFGFSRGAAEARTFCQWIRKATGMKVGNATLDLRFLGIFDTVASVGVADSMPIAKGLMDWADGTMDIENVGKVVHYVAAHEIRQSFPLSTARIGARAYPSNTKEFIYPGAHSDLGGGYGPGDQGKSVSGRSALLSQIALNDMYFEARNAGVKLLPKDKMLPEARVDFDIAPELDNAFNAYCDWTRFVEKESVSAGNGPPCENRMQYHMQLYWRWRAQVSPDSKFKGLSSYRNSSAQDKTDLWESELDWRKDVARAQEASKPRRVFNPRIGYVDLPPPADAVQRQIVAEVNAASRVPAAVSEFFDKFVHDSHGGFWLLGPITKDDRAIFIAEVRKKKAMYDKLMESAEKSGNPGYANNMRRRALAYELNAFERRVLEENKKTPGGVPLMTDADAADLRAIAGMSTEAVLAVMGTATRREPKGHGRYRRVFDS
- a CDS encoding DUF3304 domain-containing protein; this translates as MKLKRTTLMTVILAALTMMIAACSKSEGRADDMAASSITAYNHTPDYIHQFYVNDAWGGNSFAYGGGGGFVCCVTYPRKWHEGLTATVRWTTSSSDPNATGDAAVGKWHEAIVSIEKYDKPGNVNVHFLPNGKVRIIISSKGAGHPDYPGPDYPVMPPDFHFEPWRGAASEAEARARSREAHRALQVSPDDSPSLPPEQMPLYPKERQ